Proteins from a single region of Desulfolutivibrio sulfoxidireducens:
- a CDS encoding class I SAM-dependent methyltransferase, with amino-acid sequence MIKTLSSRIGGLGVRLRNVLSRRMFSCVETCFSGVVLDVGGGSFYRYVRTRMPAVTRWITLDPDATGLTKDDDQRHVNLVGDGCNLCFGDATFDAVLNSQVLEHVMEPLRMVAEVARVLKPGGYAIFLVPQTACVHLIPHCYGNFTIYWIRRALRENNLSIVEEAALGGFWRTILFRFLYFFCEAFRLPGFSDAGITRNRCFYALFPLMVLYILVSMPILLLLQLGDLKEEPNNHLVVARKDAPPMETRTPGVGRTSGTRNR; translated from the coding sequence ATGATAAAGACGCTTTCCTCCCGCATCGGCGGCCTGGGGGTCAGGCTGCGGAACGTCCTTTCCAGGAGGATGTTTTCGTGCGTCGAGACCTGCTTTTCCGGTGTCGTATTGGATGTCGGCGGCGGTTCGTTCTATCGCTACGTCCGCACGCGGATGCCCGCGGTCACGCGGTGGATCACCCTCGACCCGGACGCAACGGGCCTCACAAAAGATGACGACCAAAGACACGTCAATCTCGTCGGGGACGGGTGCAACCTGTGCTTCGGCGACGCCACGTTCGATGCCGTGCTCAACAGTCAGGTACTCGAGCACGTCATGGAGCCGCTGCGCATGGTCGCCGAGGTGGCCCGCGTGCTCAAGCCCGGGGGATACGCGATTTTCCTCGTTCCCCAAACCGCCTGCGTCCATCTGATCCCCCATTGCTACGGCAATTTCACCATCTACTGGATTCGCCGGGCACTACGGGAGAACAACCTGAGCATTGTCGAGGAGGCGGCCCTGGGAGGGTTCTGGCGCACCATCCTCTTTCGGTTTCTCTATTTTTTTTGTGAGGCCTTCCGGCTCCCCGGCTTCTCCGATGCGGGCATCACGCGCAACCGCTGCTTTTATGCGCTCTTTCCGCTTATGGTCCTCTACATCCTGGTCAGCATGCCCATCCTGCTCCTTTTGCAACTGGGGGACCTGAAGGAAGAGCCCAACAACCACCTTGTCGTGGCCAGAAAGGATGCCCCACCCATGGAGACGCGCACTCCTGGAGTCGGCCGGACCTCGGGAACACGAAACAGGTAA
- the rffA gene encoding dTDP-4-amino-4,6-dideoxygalactose transaminase: MNFKVPFNRPFIAGRELHYITQAVRQGHLSGDGYYSKRCQQWLAENFGVRQALLTHSCTAALEMAALLCEVGPGDEVIMPSFTFSSTATAFVLRGATPVFVDIRPDTLNLDEKLLEQALTPRTKVIVPVHYAGVPCEMDVIMDLASRHDVLVVEDAAQAFFSTYKGKKLGSFGQLGCLSFHETKNIISGEGGALLLNDPRFVGRAEIIREKGTNRSQFFRGQVDKYTWVDVGSSYLPSELIGAFLWGQIEEAERIIADRRRSFDAYLEALRPLQDAGHVQLPNIPDGVSNGHLFYIVTDSLQTREALSAYLLGYGISAIFHYVPLHSSPAGTRYGRAAGELPVTVATADRLLRLPLFFGMREEDVAYVTGRLFDFYCPKGKGGCGGV, translated from the coding sequence ATGAATTTCAAAGTACCGTTCAATCGTCCGTTCATCGCCGGAAGGGAGCTGCACTACATCACGCAGGCGGTGAGGCAGGGCCATCTTTCCGGAGACGGCTATTACAGCAAGCGCTGCCAGCAGTGGCTGGCGGAAAATTTCGGGGTCCGGCAGGCCCTGCTGACCCATTCCTGCACCGCGGCCCTGGAGATGGCCGCCTTGTTGTGCGAGGTGGGGCCGGGGGACGAGGTGATCATGCCGTCATTCACCTTCTCGTCCACGGCCACGGCGTTTGTCCTGCGCGGGGCCACCCCGGTATTCGTGGACATCCGTCCGGATACCCTCAACCTTGATGAAAAACTGCTGGAGCAGGCCCTGACCCCTCGAACAAAGGTCATTGTCCCGGTGCACTACGCCGGGGTGCCCTGCGAGATGGACGTGATCATGGACCTGGCGAGCCGTCACGACGTCCTGGTTGTCGAGGACGCGGCGCAGGCCTTCTTTTCCACCTACAAAGGGAAAAAGTTGGGGAGTTTCGGACAATTGGGCTGCCTGAGCTTCCACGAGACCAAGAACATCATCAGCGGCGAGGGCGGCGCGCTCTTGCTCAACGACCCACGTTTCGTGGGGCGCGCCGAGATCATTCGCGAGAAAGGCACCAACCGCTCCCAATTCTTCCGGGGTCAGGTGGACAAATACACCTGGGTGGACGTGGGCTCGTCGTATCTGCCCAGCGAGCTTATCGGGGCCTTCCTCTGGGGTCAGATCGAGGAGGCGGAGAGGATCATTGCCGATCGCCGCCGGTCCTTCGACGCCTACCTCGAGGCCCTGCGCCCCCTTCAGGATGCCGGCCACGTCCAGCTCCCGAACATCCCGGATGGCGTCTCCAACGGGCACCTCTTCTACATCGTCACCGACTCCCTGCAAACCCGCGAGGCCCTGTCCGCGTATTTGCTGGGCTATGGCATCTCGGCCATCTTCCACTATGTCCCCTTGCACTCCTCGCCGGCCGGAACGCGTTATGGCCGCGCGGCTGGGGAACTGCCCGTGACCGTGGCCACCGCCGACCGTTTGCTGCGTCTGCCGCTTTTTTTCGGCATGCGCGAAGAGGACGTGGCCTATGTGACGGGACGTCTCTTCGATTTTTATTGCCCGAAGGGAAAAGGTGGGTGCGGCGGGGTGTGA
- a CDS encoding beta strand repeat-containing protein, which translates to MANLAGTSGNDTLIGGADGDLITGLAGDDSLSGNAGDDTISGGADHDTLNGGAGNDTLSGGTGNDILDGGDGTDTASYADATAGVTVGLSGDTGQDTGGAGYDTLTGFENLEGGSGNDILDGDSGNNLLSGGAGNDIIDGGAGDDIIDGGDGDDWIHPSDGSDTVTGGGGNDEMSVDGPGDQVYGDAGDDTISVGTSELTGVVIDGGTGTDVLVSFNQNISGATISNVETLDISSENPTLHAGYTPTLTAAQLAGFTTITTGSEDGWAGLQAASAGTYDLSSKTTVGTIALHGTSGNDVLIGDGKSQGLYGNNGDDSLSGGAGNDTLDGGRGNDTLSGGEGDDTLYGSSDRTTIFGGDGNDKITMPASGQVFGEAGNDTISICYDSDLTGTSIDGGDGTDVLANYGYDLIGATISGVETLETWMATLTALQFSGFTTITAGDADESATLTAASAGTYDLSSKTTIGTINLSGSSGNDVLIGDGASQTLSGNAGDDSLSGGSGNDTLSGNDGNDSLDAGTGNDVLDGGTGNDTLAGGAGSDTASYAWATDAVTVSTGRTTPQNTGGGGTDTLSSIENLIGGSGDDVLTGNSPANTLLGNAGNDSLSGGIGNDSLSGGTDNDTLDGGTGNDTLIGGEGNDTYVVDTSDDTITESSTLATEIDTVTSSVTWTLGDNLENLTLTGSSAINGTGNALDNVITGNTAANVLHGGTGNDTLDGATGNDTLNGGSGSDTVSYAWATESVTVSTGITTAQNTGAGGTDTFSSIENLIGGSGNDVLTGNSPANTLIGNAGNDSLSGGIGNDSLSGGSGNDTLDGGTGNDTLSGGSGSDTVSYAWATEAVTVTTDTNIAQNTGGGGTDTLSSIENLIGGSGNDVLTGNSQANTLVGNAGDDSLDGGSGNDSLDGGTGNDTLDGYTGNDTLSGGAGSDTASYAWATSAVTVSTGTTTAQDTGAGGTDTLSSIENLIGGSGNDVLTGNSPANTLIGNAGDDSLSGGIGNDSLDGGTGNDVLDGGTGNDSLIGGAGSDTVSYAWATSAVTVSTGTTTAQDTGGGGTDTFSSIENLIGGSGNDVLTGNSPANTLVGNAGDDSLSGGIGNDSLDGGTGNDTLSGGSGSDTVSYAWATAAVTVSTGTTTAQNTGAGGTDTLASIENVIGGSGNDVLTGNSPANTLVGNAGDDSLSGGIGNDSLSGGAGNDTLDGGTGNDTLSGGAGSDTVSYAWATEAVTVSTGTTTAQDTGAGGTDTFSSIENVIGGSGNDVLTGNSPANTLVGNAGDDSLDGGTGNDNLSGGSGDDFLLGGDGNDSLDGGNGDDILMGDAGDDTINGGIGHDTLNAADGNDSLDGGDGDDILTGDAGDDTINSGIGQDTLDGGDGNDVLIGEDGDDILIDFCGDNTFDGGAGNDDLTGGDGNDTLNGGDGDDSLVDFEGDNLLYGGSGNDSLFSMQGNNDTLYGGAGNDTLNGGAGNDSMDGGNGDDTLVAGTGNDTLFGGSGSDTVSYAWATEAVTVSTGTTTAQNTGAGGTDTLSGIENVLGGSGNDVLTGNSPANTFDGGDGDDTLSGGIGNDSLSGGAGNDVIDGGTGNDSLIGGAGSDTASYAWATAAVTVSTGTTTAQNTGAGGTDTFSSIENVIGGSGDDTLTGNSPANTLSGGAGNDTLTGGLGSDTLTGGTGNDVFVYTATTESPSGTGRDTLTDFATGDTIRLTAIDANTTQSGNQAFTYIGSSAFTGVAGQLNSVSGIVSGDINGDGTADFQIRLSNSATLTASSFNL; encoded by the coding sequence ATGGCAAATCTCGCAGGCACGAGCGGCAACGACACACTGATCGGCGGAGCTGACGGTGACCTGATAACCGGTCTTGCAGGCGACGATTCACTCTCCGGTAACGCGGGTGACGACACCATAAGCGGCGGGGCGGACCACGACACCCTAAACGGCGGGGCGGGCAACGATACCCTAAGCGGCGGGACGGGCAACGACATCCTGGATGGCGGCGACGGCACGGATACAGCCTCCTATGCCGACGCGACAGCCGGCGTGACGGTCGGTTTGAGTGGTGACACCGGGCAGGACACCGGCGGCGCGGGCTACGACACCCTCACAGGCTTCGAAAATCTGGAAGGCGGCTCGGGCAACGACATCCTGGACGGCGATAGCGGAAACAATCTGCTGTCCGGCGGGGCGGGCAACGACATCATTGACGGCGGGGCGGGCGACGACATCATTGACGGCGGGGACGGCGACGACTGGATTCACCCCAGTGACGGGAGCGACACCGTTACCGGCGGTGGCGGCAATGACGAGATGTCCGTGGACGGTCCCGGCGACCAGGTCTACGGTGATGCCGGCGACGACACGATCAGTGTAGGGACCAGCGAACTGACCGGGGTGGTCATTGATGGGGGAACCGGGACGGACGTCCTGGTGAGTTTTAACCAAAACATCAGCGGCGCGACGATCAGCAATGTCGAGACGCTGGATATCTCAAGCGAGAACCCCACCCTCCACGCCGGGTACACCCCCACCCTCACCGCCGCGCAACTGGCCGGTTTTACGACCATCACCACCGGTTCCGAAGACGGGTGGGCCGGTCTACAAGCCGCCAGCGCGGGCACATACGACTTGTCCTCGAAAACCACCGTTGGCACGATCGCCCTGCACGGTACATCCGGGAACGATGTCTTGATCGGCGACGGAAAGTCACAGGGACTTTATGGCAATAATGGCGACGATTCTCTCTCCGGCGGCGCAGGCAACGATACCCTCGATGGCGGGAGGGGCAACGACACCCTAAGCGGCGGGGAGGGCGACGACACGCTCTATGGCAGTTCCGACAGGACCACCATTTTCGGTGGCGACGGCAACGACAAGATAACCATGCCTGCTTCTGGCCAGGTTTTCGGCGAGGCTGGTAACGATACCATCTCCATCTGCTACGACTCGGACCTGACAGGGACCAGCATCGACGGCGGGGACGGGACGGATGTCCTGGCCAACTACGGCTATGATTTAATCGGCGCGACAATCTCCGGCGTGGAGACGCTGGAGACTTGGATGGCGACGCTTACTGCCCTACAATTTTCCGGATTTACGACCATCACTGCCGGTGACGCGGACGAAAGCGCCACGCTCACCGCAGCCAGCGCGGGGACGTACGACTTGTCCTCGAAAACCACCATTGGCACGATCAATCTGTCCGGTTCATCCGGGAACGATGTCTTGATAGGCGACGGCGCGTCACAGACTCTTTCTGGCAACGCTGGAGACGATTCTCTCTCCGGGGGCTCGGGCAACGACACCCTTTCCGGCAACGATGGCAACGACAGCCTGGACGCTGGAACAGGCAACGATGTTTTGGATGGCGGCACGGGCAACGACACCCTTGCCGGCGGCGCGGGTTCCGATACGGCCAGCTACGCCTGGGCCACGGACGCCGTGACCGTGAGCACCGGCAGGACCACCCCCCAGAACACGGGAGGGGGCGGCACGGACACCCTGTCCTCCATCGAAAACCTCATCGGCGGCTCCGGCGACGACGTCCTGACCGGCAATTCCCCGGCCAACACGCTGTTGGGCAATGCGGGCAACGACAGCCTGTCAGGGGGCATCGGCAACGACAGCCTTTCCGGCGGCACGGACAACGACACCCTCGACGGCGGCACGGGCAACGACACCCTAATCGGCGGGGAGGGCAACGACACCTACGTGGTGGATACCTCCGACGATACGATCACGGAATCCAGCACCCTGGCCACGGAGATCGACACGGTTACGTCCTCGGTCACCTGGACGCTGGGGGACAACCTGGAAAACCTGACCCTGACCGGGTCGTCAGCCATAAACGGTACGGGCAACGCCCTGGACAACGTCATCACCGGCAACACCGCCGCCAACGTCTTACATGGCGGCACGGGCAACGACACCCTCGACGGCGCCACGGGCAACGACACCCTGAACGGCGGTTCCGGTTCGGATACGGTAAGCTACGCCTGGGCCACCGAATCCGTGACCGTGAGCACCGGCATAACCACGGCCCAGAACACCGGGGCCGGCGGCACGGACACCTTCTCCTCCATCGAAAACCTCATCGGCGGCAGCGGCAACGACGTCCTGACCGGCAATTCCCCGGCCAACACGCTTATAGGCAATGCCGGCAACGACAGCCTGTCCGGCGGCATCGGCAATGACAGCCTTTCCGGCGGCTCGGGCAACGACACCCTGGACGGCGGCACGGGCAACGACACCCTGAGCGGCGGCTCCGGGTCGGATACGGTGAGCTACGCCTGGGCCACCGAAGCCGTAACCGTGACCACCGACACAAACATAGCCCAGAATACCGGCGGAGGCGGCACGGACACCCTGTCCTCCATCGAAAACCTCATCGGGGGCAGCGGCAACGACGTCCTGACCGGCAATTCCCAGGCCAACACCCTTGTGGGCAACGCCGGCGACGACAGCCTGGACGGCGGCAGCGGCAACGATTCCCTGGACGGGGGCACGGGCAACGACACGCTCGACGGCTACACTGGCAACGACACCCTTTCCGGCGGCGCAGGTTCCGATACGGCCAGCTACGCCTGGGCCACGTCCGCCGTGACCGTGAGCACCGGCACAACCACGGCCCAGGACACCGGGGCCGGCGGCACGGACACCCTGTCCTCCATCGAAAACCTCATCGGCGGCTCCGGGAATGACGTCCTGACCGGCAATTCCCCGGCCAATACGCTTATAGGCAACGCCGGCGACGACAGCCTGTCCGGGGGCATCGGCAACGACTCCCTGGACGGCGGCACGGGCAACGATGTCTTGGACGGCGGCACTGGAAACGACTCACTCATCGGCGGCGCAGGTTCGGATACGGTAAGCTATGCCTGGGCCACGTCCGCCGTGACCGTGAGCACTGGCACAACCACGGCCCAGGACACCGGCGGGGGCGGCACCGACACCTTCTCCTCCATCGAAAACCTCATCGGGGGCAGCGGCAACGACGTCCTGACCGGCAATTCCCCGGCCAATACCCTTGTGGGCAACGCGGGCGACGACAGCCTGTCCGGGGGCATCGGCAACGACTCCCTGGACGGCGGCACGGGCAACGACACCCTGAGCGGCGGTTCCGGTTCGGATACGGTAAGCTACGCCTGGGCCACGGCCGCCGTGACCGTGAGCACCGGCACGACCACGGCCCAGAACACCGGGGCCGGCGGCACGGACACCCTGGCCTCCATCGAAAACGTCATCGGCGGCTCCGGAAATGACGTCCTGACCGGCAATTCCCCGGCCAACACACTGGTAGGCAACGCCGGCGACGACAGCCTGTCCGGGGGCATCGGCAACGACAGCCTTTCCGGCGGCGCGGGCAACGACACCCTCGACGGGGGCACGGGCAACGACACCCTGTCCGGCGGCGCAGGTTCGGATACGGTGAGCTATGCCTGGGCCACCGAAGCCGTGACCGTGAGCACCGGCACAACCACGGCCCAGGACACCGGGGCTGGCGGCACCGACACCTTCTCCTCCATCGAAAACGTCATCGGCGGCTCTGGAAATGACGTCCTGACCGGCAATTCCCCGGCCAACACCCTTGTGGGCAACGCGGGCGACGACAGCCTTGACGGCGGCACCGGCAACGACAACCTTTCCGGCGGTTCCGGCGACGACTTCCTTCTTGGCGGCGACGGCAACGATTCGCTGGATGGCGGAAACGGCGACGACATCCTTATGGGCGACGCAGGCGACGATACCATCAATGGCGGGATTGGGCACGACACTCTTAATGCTGCAGACGGGAATGATTCGCTGGATGGCGGAGACGGCGACGACATCCTTACGGGCGACGCCGGCGACGATACCATCAATAGCGGGATTGGACAAGACACTCTTGATGGTGGAGACGGGAATGATGTTCTCATTGGCGAGGATGGCGACGATATCTTGATCGATTTCTGCGGTGACAACACGTTCGACGGTGGTGCTGGGAACGACGACTTAACCGGCGGTGACGGAAACGATACGCTCAATGGCGGAGATGGGGACGATTCACTGGTAGATTTCGAGGGGGATAATCTCCTGTATGGAGGGAGCGGTAACGACTCCCTGTTCAGTATGCAGGGAAATAATGATACCCTGTACGGCGGCGCGGGTAATGACACCCTCAACGGCGGCGCGGGCAACGACTCCATGGACGGCGGTAACGGCGACGACACGCTCGTCGCCGGCACTGGCAACGACACCCTGTTCGGCGGTTCCGGTTCGGATACGGTAAGCTACGCCTGGGCCACCGAAGCTGTAACCGTAAGCACCGGCACAACCACGGCCCAGAACACCGGGGCCGGCGGCACGGACACCCTGTCCGGCATCGAAAATGTCCTTGGCGGCTCCGGCAACGACGTCCTGACCGGCAATTCCCCGGCCAACACCTTTGACGGCGGTGACGGGGACGACACCCTCTCCGGCGGCATCGGCAACGACAGCCTTTCCGGCGGCGCGGGCAACGATGTCATAGACGGCGGCACTGGAAACGACTCGCTCATCGGCGGCGCAGGTTCCGATACGGCCAGCTACGCCTGGGCCACGGCCGCCGTGACCGTGAGCACCGGCACAACCACGGCCCAGAACACCGGGGCCGGCGGCACCGACACCTTCTCCTCCATCGAAAACGTCATCGGCGGCAGCGGCGACGACACCCTGACCGGCAATTCCCCGGCCAACACCCTGTCGGGCGGGGCGGGCAACGACACCCTGACCGGGGGCCTCGGCTCCGACACCCTGACCGGAGGCACCGGCAACGACGTGTTCGTGTACACCGCCACCACCGAATCCCCCAGCGGGACCGGCCGGGACACCCTCACGGACTTCGCCACAGGTGACACGATCCGCCTGACCGCCATCGACGCCAACACGACTCAATCCGGGAACCAGGCATTCACCTACATCGGCTCGTCGGCCTTCACGGGCGTGGCCGGGCAATTGAACTCTGTCAGCGGCATCGTCTCCGGGGACATAAACGGGGACGGAACAGCCGACTTCCAGATTCGCCTGTCCAACAGCGCGACCCTGACGGCGAGTTCCTTCAACCTGTGA
- a CDS encoding cysteine hydrolase family protein — MQKALVIIDMLDDFILPSGKLYFEKGRTVVGPIARLKVAFRDCGAPAIYGNDAHPENSQEFSEWAAHCLVGSSGARIIQELSPEPGDIVLHKNSLSLFHDGIAERILNGLDVSHLYLVGVATEYSIKSCAIDAMKRGLTATVVSDAIAGVDLRTGDAEQALEAMRHAGVRFMTAQSLLATLS; from the coding sequence ATGCAAAAAGCGCTTGTCATTATCGACATGTTGGATGATTTTATCCTGCCTTCTGGAAAGCTGTATTTCGAGAAGGGGCGGACGGTGGTCGGCCCCATTGCCCGGCTCAAGGTCGCCTTTCGAGACTGTGGTGCACCGGCCATTTATGGCAACGATGCACATCCTGAGAACTCTCAGGAGTTTTCAGAGTGGGCAGCGCATTGTCTGGTGGGCTCGTCTGGCGCTCGGATCATCCAGGAGTTGTCCCCTGAGCCTGGGGACATCGTCCTGCACAAGAATTCCCTGAGCCTTTTCCATGACGGTATTGCGGAACGCATCTTGAATGGCCTCGATGTTTCCCATCTTTATCTGGTCGGAGTGGCTACGGAATATAGTATTAAAAGCTGCGCCATTGACGCAATGAAGCGCGGCCTAACGGCCACCGTGGTTTCGGACGCCATAGCCGGGGTGGATCTTCGGACGGGGGACGCGGAACAGGCCCTGGAGGCTATGCGCCACGCCGGTGTGCGGTTCATGACCGCGCAATCCCTCCTTGCGACGCTTTCTTGA
- a CDS encoding bacteriohemerythrin, with protein MPMLEWNDSLSINVVEVDTQHKWLVGMVNKLYDSMKGEKGEVMLIGIVGEMRRYTEVHFGTEEKLMDQYEYPDTAAHKAEHRDFIAKVTQVENDCKSGKSTLSMEVLNFLGNWLVTHINGTDKTMGVFLSGKGVS; from the coding sequence ATGCCGATGCTCGAATGGAATGATAGTCTGTCCATAAATGTCGTCGAGGTCGACACCCAGCACAAATGGCTTGTTGGTATGGTTAATAAGCTCTATGACTCGATGAAGGGAGAGAAAGGAGAAGTAATGCTGATCGGCATCGTCGGCGAAATGCGCCGGTACACCGAAGTACATTTCGGCACGGAAGAGAAGCTGATGGATCAGTACGAGTACCCGGATACCGCTGCGCACAAGGCCGAACATCGGGATTTCATCGCCAAAGTGACCCAGGTGGAAAATGACTGCAAAAGCGGGAAGAGCACCCTGTCCATGGAGGTGCTCAACTTCCTCGGCAACTGGCTGGTCACGCACATAAACGGGACAGACAAGACCATGGGGGTGTTCTTGTCCGGGAAGGGGGTCTCCTGA
- a CDS encoding WbqC family protein, with the protein MKKIAVLQSNYIPWKGYFDIIGMVDEFILYDEVQYTTNDWRNRNRIKTPSGPVWLTIPVLHNRRFGQRIDEARVSDRRWPKKHCQSLLTYYSKAPFFKVLFPSLEAVYASCADEERLSAINRAFLQWVCDALGMVTRIRSSLDYPSDGDRNERLVALCKLAGAGAYLSGPAARQYLDVAMFRENSIAVRWMDYSGYPEYPQLHGPVFRHDVTVLDLLFNVGPEAAWKYIKSPRPDAKRDRVAV; encoded by the coding sequence ATGAAAAAAATTGCCGTCCTCCAGTCGAATTATATCCCGTGGAAGGGGTATTTCGACATTATCGGGATGGTCGACGAGTTCATCCTCTACGACGAGGTCCAGTACACGACCAACGACTGGCGCAACAGGAACAGGATCAAGACCCCGTCCGGTCCCGTCTGGCTGACGATCCCGGTGCTCCACAACCGCCGTTTCGGGCAACGCATCGACGAGGCCCGCGTCAGCGACCGGCGGTGGCCGAAGAAGCATTGCCAGTCGCTTCTCACCTATTATTCCAAGGCCCCCTTTTTCAAGGTCCTGTTCCCATCCCTGGAAGCGGTCTATGCCTCCTGCGCCGACGAAGAGCGCTTAAGCGCCATCAACCGGGCGTTTCTTCAGTGGGTATGCGACGCGCTGGGCATGGTCACGCGGATTCGAAGCTCCCTGGACTATCCGTCGGACGGGGATCGAAACGAGCGTCTGGTCGCTCTGTGCAAGCTGGCCGGGGCGGGCGCGTATCTCTCCGGGCCGGCCGCCCGCCAGTATCTTGACGTGGCCATGTTCCGGGAAAACAGCATCGCGGTGCGGTGGATGGACTACTCGGGATATCCCGAATACCCCCAGCTCCATGGGCCGGTCTTTCGGCACGACGTGACGGTCCTCGACCTGCTTTTCAATGTGGGTCCGGAGGCGGCGTGGAAATACATCAAGAGTCCACGACCGGACGCGAAACGAGACCGAGTGGCCGTATGA